The following coding sequences lie in one Candidatus Eremiobacteraceae bacterium genomic window:
- the rpsL gene encoding 30S ribosomal protein S12 — MPTISQLVRRGREKVKKKSKSPAFLVSLTGAKPGHPDLPQRTKTIKKGNPQRRGVCTQVKTITPKKPNSALRKVARVRLTNGIEVTAYIPGIGHNLQEHSVVLIRGGRVKDLPGIRYHIIRGTLDTQGVQNRKQSRSKYGAKRPK; from the coding sequence TTGCCGACAATCAGTCAGTTGGTGCGCCGCGGGCGCGAAAAGGTCAAGAAGAAATCGAAGTCGCCGGCGTTCCTGGTCTCGCTGACCGGAGCCAAGCCCGGCCACCCCGACCTGCCGCAACGCACCAAGACGATCAAGAAGGGCAACCCGCAACGCCGCGGCGTGTGCACGCAAGTCAAGACGATCACCCCGAAAAAGCCGAACTCGGCCCTGCGCAAAGTGGCGCGCGTGCGCCTCACCAACGGCATCGAAGTCACGGCCTACATCCCCGGCATCGGCCACAACCTGCAAGAGCACTCGGTGGTGCTCATCCGCGGCGGCCGCGTGAAAGATCTGCCAGGCATCCGCTACCACATCATCCGCGGCACGCTCGACACGCAAGGCGTGCAGAACCGCAAGCAGTCGCGCTCGAAGTACGGCGCGAAGAGACCGAAGTAA
- the rpsG gene encoding 30S ribosomal protein S7 — translation MPRKGPAPKRQVLPDPRYNSRTMARFINKIMLRGKKSTAEGIVYGAFDIVQGKTSKDPMDVFTQALNNAMPLIEVRPRRVGGATYQVPMEVRPDRRQAMGMRWLIQFARSRPGRTMADKLAAEIMDAAGNQGQAVKKREDTHRMAEANKAFAHYRW, via the coding sequence ATGCCTCGCAAAGGACCTGCGCCGAAGCGCCAAGTGCTGCCCGACCCGCGCTACAACTCGCGGACGATGGCACGCTTCATCAATAAGATCATGCTCCGCGGCAAGAAGAGCACCGCGGAAGGCATCGTCTATGGCGCGTTCGATATCGTGCAGGGCAAGACCAGCAAAGACCCGATGGACGTGTTCACGCAGGCGCTCAACAACGCCATGCCGCTCATCGAAGTGCGGCCGCGCCGCGTCGGCGGTGCGACCTACCAAGTGCCGATGGAAGTCCGGCCTGACCGCCGCCAGGCGATGGGCATGCGCTGGCTGATCCAGTTCGCGCGCTCGCGCCCGGGCCGTACCATGGCCGATAAGCTCGCCGCTGAGATCATGGACGCTGCCGGCAACCAAGGGCAAGCCGTGAAGAAGCGCGAGGACACGCATCGCATGGCCGAGGCGAACAAAGCGTTCGCCCACTACCGCTGGTAA